A genomic region of Elaeis guineensis isolate ETL-2024a chromosome 9, EG11, whole genome shotgun sequence contains the following coding sequences:
- the LOC140851781 gene encoding protein LSD1-like — protein sequence MAQLVCGGCHTLLMYIRGATSVQCSCCHTINLALEANQVAHVNCGNCQMLLMYQYGAGSVKCAVCNFVTSVGASPITEHKPNN from the exons ATGGCTCAGTTAGTCTGTGGAGGATGTCACACCCTTCTGATGTACATACGTGGAGCAACTAGTGTACAATGCTCTTGTTGTCACACTATCAACCTGGCTCTGGAAG CAAATCAGGTAGCACATGTCAATTGTGGGAACTGCCAAATGCTGCTCATGTACCAATATGGAGCAGGATCAGTGAAGTGTGCTGTCTGCAATTTTGTGACATCAGTTGGG GCTTCACCAATCACTGAGCACAAGCCTAATAACTGA